The Amycolatopsis sp. 195334CR genome window below encodes:
- a CDS encoding DUF4184 family protein produces MPFTFAHPAVVLPLRRVLWLPGLVAGALSPDVAYYLPIPGGSKITHSFGGVFWVDLALGIMLLLLGWAMAAPLLALAPDGVRARIEVRSGRRVAAWRLAVSIVVGALTHVAWDAVTHVHGPAVQHWAWLRTSVVGPHRLYNVIGYVSSAGGLLVLALAAVRWYRLAPAGSPATGLSRRT; encoded by the coding sequence GTGCCGTTCACCTTCGCGCACCCGGCCGTGGTGCTGCCGCTGCGGCGGGTGCTGTGGCTGCCGGGGCTGGTCGCCGGTGCCCTGTCCCCGGACGTCGCCTACTACCTGCCGATCCCCGGCGGCTCCAAGATCACGCATTCGTTCGGCGGGGTTTTCTGGGTGGATCTTGCACTCGGCATCATGCTGCTGTTGCTCGGCTGGGCGATGGCCGCGCCGCTGCTCGCGCTGGCGCCGGACGGGGTGCGCGCCCGCATCGAGGTCCGAAGTGGACGGAGGGTGGCCGCGTGGCGACTCGCCGTGTCCATTGTGGTCGGAGCGCTGACGCACGTGGCCTGGGACGCCGTCACGCACGTGCACGGCCCCGCGGTGCAGCACTGGGCCTGGCTGCGAACGTCCGTGGTCGGCCCGCACCGGCTCTACAACGTGATCGGCTACGTGTCCTCGGCAGGCGGGCTGCTGGTGCTCGCGCTGGCGGCGGTGCGGTGGTACCGGCTGGCTCCCGCCGGGAGTCCCGCTACCGGGCTTTCTCGGCGAACTTAA
- a CDS encoding SsgA family sporulation/cell division regulator, whose amino-acid sequence MPDYQDTTRAKIVFGLRTFAAGPAPLPAELAYDTSDPYAVAVNFHTGRGTVQWMCARDLLADGLLGPAGLGDLRISPATDPEYVVFELITPDGEAVMEAPSAEIAAFLDRTYEKIPAGSEHQWFDFEHELGKLTSHS is encoded by the coding sequence ATGCCCGACTACCAGGACACCACCCGCGCGAAGATCGTCTTCGGACTGCGCACCTTCGCGGCGGGCCCGGCGCCGCTGCCCGCGGAGCTGGCGTACGACACCAGCGACCCGTACGCGGTCGCGGTCAACTTCCACACCGGCCGCGGCACCGTGCAGTGGATGTGCGCCCGCGACCTGCTCGCCGACGGCCTGCTCGGCCCGGCCGGTCTCGGCGACCTGCGGATCAGCCCGGCCACCGACCCGGAGTACGTGGTCTTCGAGCTGATCACGCCGGACGGCGAGGCCGTGATGGAGGCACCGTCGGCGGAGATCGCCGCCTTCCTCGACCGCACCTACGAGAAGATCCCGGCCGGCTCCGAGCACCAGTGGTTCGACTTCGAGCACGAACTGGGCAAGCTGACCTCGCACAGCTGA